TGTGCCATAATAAGGGATAATAATGTCATCAATCTTGCATGAACCATTACTTCATGTTTATTATCTTAAGGAAATTGGAAATCATTTCAACTTCTTTTTCGAAGAGTCATACATATGAATGCCATATACCAACTTTTTTTGTGTGTTACGAAGCTTTTTTTATTGGAAATTCACACAATATACAATAGTCAAAGAGAAATAATTCACGACAAAAAATTATAActgatatatacaaatataataaACATAATGACGCCATTTTCAATACATTATTATTTTTAGCAATTTTAATACTGAAAATTTTATTGTTAAATTACTTTACCAATCTGAACAATATTATATAGTTTGGGTTTTAGATAGAGTAACCAAAATCTTACTAattaaattcaaaaaaattcataaatggACTTAAGTAACATGCATACTTTATCTGATCAGTGTGCAGGTTACTGAATGAGGATTTCACATCAACCTATTAATAACCAATAGAGTTCAGTTTGATATTAATATGATTACGGGtaaaaatgttttgtcatagtcaacactttgcctttgatgataccccttagccactaaccttcctttataggtctctacctttccatctactccgatcttcctcttgaagatctacttgcaaccgatgggtacaataccctcgggtgtatcaactaggtttcaaaccttgttggagtacatgaaatccatctcacaattcatggctttttgctaCTTGCCAGAGTATACACttataatagtctcctcgtaggtctgagaatcaatatcttcaacatcctctcctctaatatgttccacatatctctcaggaaggGATACTCTGCCAAATATACATAAGtcaaaacttgtgtgctaggtacctgaacaaattcGGGCTGtggagtgatgcttgagctaggttctctaacctcactcAAATCTATTATACTCCCACTGTCTTCGCAAAAAATGTGTCCCTTCTCGAGGAACATTGTTCTTttggctacaaagacattttggtcctcgagataataaaaataatacacacaagtttccttggggtatcccacgaacttgcatcgctccgtccttgattccaacttattggggttgtgtcttttaacgtaggcagagcagccccaaatcttaataacattAAGATCgagtttttttcctttccatatctcatatagtgtagatatTATCGATTTAGTTagaactctatttagaaggtaagttgcgatctctagggtgtatccccaaaatgagatgagtAAGTgaacgaaacttatcatggaccgcaTCATGTCTGACAATGTACTATTCCTTATTTCGGAtactgagttgaggtgtataaggaggtgtccattggaatagaatctcatgatccttgaggaactaggtgaactatgTACTCAAGTATTCatttcctcgatttgatcgaacacTCTTAATACTTTTCCCGTTCTCTACTTCCCTTCTACCACCATTGATCTCAATTCTCACTTtctattttttgtaaaaaaattattaagtatctattctttcataatttaaaaataacatacttGACCCTACAAAATCAATATAGCATAAATATTCATCATATATGCCGCTCAAAGTTTAATAAGAAAAAACTCCGTCTAATCATTAATAGTAGctaatttgattttaaaatataaaaatattgtcTCCCTTTTTTTCCTTCACCACTGGGCTTTCTCTTTTGTATTCTATTTcacatcatataatatttttaattttaaaaaataaaatatatatttaataattacgTCAAGTATTTGAAGAAAATAGAGGAGTTGAAGATAACATGCGTTGTTTTTGTGTGTTTTAAGATATGTTATGCTATTATTGTATATGTACAACTTttctagttttacatgaatatactGAAATCTAAGTTTTTGGGTAAATATGAAATCGCTAATTCTATTATAAAATAACAAAATCAatattctaaaaataattttattaataaaaataaatttataaaaaataaataaattttgtaaCATTCCCCTAAAATGGTGAATCTCATCCTTTCTTTTCCTATATATATCACAAACAGAACCCCTCTCGCTCTTCCCTCAGAGGATACATCAACGATGGCAGCAAGCAACGAGATCGCCCTCGAGTTGGCCCCCATCATCCGCATCTACAAGGACGGCCGCATTGAGCGCTTAGACGCCGACGTGCAACTCCCTCCTTCCGTCGACACCGCCACCGGCGTCGTCTCCAAGGACGTCCCCATCGCCGCCGGCGTCACCGCCCGGCTCTACCTCCCAGCTGTCGACGCGCCATCGAAGCTCCCCGTCTTCGTGTACTACCACGGCGGAGGCTTCTGCATcggctccgcctcctcctccatctACCACGTCTTCCTCAACACCATCGTGTCCACAGCCAGCGTCATCGCCGTGTCCGTGGACTACAGGCTGGCACCGGAGCACCTCATCCCGGCGGCCTACGAGGACGCCTGGTGCGCGCTCCGGTGGGTGGCGTCCCACGCGGAGGGTGGCCCCGAGCCGTGGATGGCCAAGGATCGGACGGACTTCACGCGTCTCTTTCTGGCCGGGGACAGCGCCGGGGCGAACATCGCGCACAATGTGGCGATGCGCGTGGCCGCGGAGGGGCTCGGCGTTGGCGGTGCGAGGGTGGAAAGCATGGTGCTGCTGCACCCCTACTTCTGGGGGACGACGCGGCTGCCGTGCGAGGTGGGGCGCGTCGACCACCCGGTTATCCCGCCGCACACCGTGGACAGCATGTGGCAGCTGATAACCGGCGGGGCGGACAACGACGACCCGAGGTTAAACCCGTTGGCGGATGGGGCGCCGAGTCTGGCGGGGCTGGGTTGCAGGCGGGTGATGGTGGCGGTGGCGGAGAAGGACACGTTGAGGGACAGGGGGAGGGCGTACTTCGAGGCTCTGAGGAAGTGCGGGTGGGGAGGGGAAGCACAGCTGTGGGAGACGCAGGGAGAAGAccacgtcttcttcctcttcaagcCAGAGTGCAATGAGGTGTCTCTCTTGGTGAAGAGATTGGTTAGCTTCCTGAAGGATTAACCATCCGTGGGTGAATCATAGATTTgtggagagaaatagagagagggagaggaataAATGTGCCATAATAAGGGATAATAATGTCATCAATCTTGCATGAACCATTACTTCATGTTTATTATCTTAAGGAAATTGGAAATCATTTCAACTTCTTTTTTTGAAGAGTCATTCGTATGATGCCATATATCAACCTTTTTTGTGTGGCATTACCAAGTTTTTTTTATTGGAAATTCACACAATATACAATAGTCAAAGAGAAAATATAATTCACAACAAAAAATTATAACtgatatatacacatataataaacataattacGCCATTTTcgattcattattatttttagtaaTTTTAATACCGAAAATTTTATTGTTAAATTACTTTACCAATCTGAACAATATGATATAGTTTGGGTTTTAGACAAAGTAACCGAAAACTCACTAATTGAATCTAAAAAAGTACAATCCAACCTCAATCAATTCTATCGTTTAGAATATATTAATAGAAGATTGAATATGAAACAAATAGTGATGAAAAAGTAAGCACTTTATGTGTGAgcgaaagattatatatatatagtatatatagtaTATAATTTAATAAACTTAAAATTTTAGATTGAATTGGTATAATCATGTTAAAATGATACTTAGAGCCATACctgataaaacaaaaaaagtGAATTATAAAATGATACCGAATTAAAATATTCGGGTCGATATACTAttcataatttaataaatttaatttttaagtTGAATTAGTGTGAGATCTTAtgccaattttattttattttatattaagccAAATTAAATCTATTTGGAACACATCGAATCAAGTAAAGTTCAAATTGTCATGGTTATGCACaattaggaggaaggatgatGGTAGCAACACTAAAGGTGATTTCTCTCTCttcatttattttctttcttttttttgcccTTTTTGGATCCTCTATTTGTCATCTTTATGGCGAATATGACAACTAATAATCCACGTTGGTTTCTTCACTTGAAAGGATGTCCATCTTTGACCTAAGGATGCTTTCCAATAAAGTTTGGAACACCAAGTATGACATCCAAAACCATGTTTTCACAAATCTTTTGCAACATTCTCAAGGAAGGTAAGAGAAAGATTTAAAAGTGTTGCAAGAACAATTTTGACACAAAAAAGGCATTGTTGAACATGACAGTGGGTTGTCTTCTCATGCATATGTGAATTGAGGACCTGATAAGCTGCCTCAGAATTGGTCAGTCAACACATCAATTTCTTGATGGAACATATGTGAAATGTACTTTAGTTATTAGAATTTTATACAAAGGTGGTCATGGAGGCCCCCTTGATATGATGGATTGTTGACCAACATGGTAAATGAGTGCTGGTAGATCTTAAAAGCTAGTCAAGTCAGTGACAAATCATCCATGAGGATGACCAAATCTCTTCCTTTCAGACAAGAATTATCATTCTAGATTTAGAGAGTGTTGATTGGTGTCcagaaaaaagattttttttattatatgaatgattaaatagaaataaaattatattaatatttaaaaataagatatattgACAGAAGTTTTGTGTATTATAAgattgaataaaaaaaatcagtCATAGTAAAAAAAATCCCTGATATGATCCAATCTAAAGATCCATTAATAAAACATGCTAGAATTATTGTTTTGTGATGCTAGGATTAACAAAACatgctataaaaaaatattttccaaacaagagaaaattatttaattattgatatatatatatatatatatatatatatatatatatatatatatatatatatatatatatatatatatatatatatatatatatatatatatatatatatatatatgtgtgtgtgtgtgtgtgtgtgtgtgtgtgtgtgtgtgtaagatatcactaaatatttataatttgtgatatttattatatattttgcaATGATATGTGGTAAAGTTGGGACTTGAGACAAAtttctaaaattatcaaaataaggGAAGTTTTGAAACAAGTGACTTGGTAGAATCTATGTTATATATCTCTACATCTTCACaaaacttgattatgaatttgaaaTATGCTACATATGCATAAATATAATcttatatttttgtttttaatagatatttattttaaaaataataaaaatatcctcAATCACTCATTGATGTTTTTCTCATCTCCCTTTCGATAAAAAATAGAATTGGAACTGAATTATCActtttgattgataaaaaaataaaatgtttcaCTAAGACTTGGATCTAAatcatttaattttaaatataaaggattaatcactatatatatatatatatatattaccttTTACTTTTTTAGCCGATTTAAAATCGAACCGGGGAACCTTGAACCGGAATCGAGTGATTTCGGTTAAATTTGGAATCACCGAGCCGTTGATCCGGTTCGATTCCCGTGATCAGGGCTACAAGTGGGTTGGCCCATCGTCTTTACTCGCTTTCCGCCGCCGCCCACCTCCTCTTTGGAACCACGATAAGCTCCTCTTCCTTCCGCCACTGCGTCCTGCCCCGAAGCGTGCCGGCTGCAGGTCGCCGCTTTCCGCCTCCAAGAACGCTCTGGCTACTGGCTCGAACCGCTACCACCGCGCTTCAACACAAACAGGAATTGGGACTGCACCGGATTGATCGACAGCGGTGTTTGATACCTCAATTGAATAGGACTTTGGTATCTCTACACACACGCAAGAAGATAAGGGTTTAATCTCGTCTCTTCCTCTTTTCATTTGATCTTGGGTTTTGCGATCGAAACCACAGTTCAAAGTCGATGGGCACCGAATCCAAAGGCAAAGCGCCACCTAAAGTGGTGAAACTTGATAAGGCGCTGAAATTGGTAAGAAGCCTTTGATCTCACCTTAGTTTTCGGTAGATTACTCTTCTCGTTGTTTTTCTGTGTCCAGATGCTTAATTTCCCTGCAACTCTCTAACTAATTTGTAAATGTTAGTTTTTTGGTGGATAATCTACCATCATCTTCGATGAAATCTTTTGGAAATTGGAATGACTAATTGGAAGCATGCATCCAATTAAATGGCGGTGCCAAAAATCGGTCTCTGCTTCGGAATAAAAAATTCATTAGTAGTTGTGGCATGAGAAGCTATAGGACCTTTTGTTGGTGGGAACCTTCTAAGAAGGTCCTTCCATTTAGGTGCTCTTGAGCTTAAGTGAATAATGTTCCTGTAATCTTAAGCATTGCTTTGACTTAATTGAAATATAGAGTTATCAGTCCTATGTCCCAAATACGTCAGTGAAGCTATTGTAAAAGTCTAGGACTGTTTGTATGGAAATCTTCGATCCTGTTAAATGTCTAAAGCCTCATATAATAATCATTATGACAATCTTGTAATAT
This genomic stretch from Musa acuminata AAA Group cultivar baxijiao chromosome BXJ3-9, Cavendish_Baxijiao_AAA, whole genome shotgun sequence harbors:
- the LOC135649089 gene encoding probable carboxylesterase 12, with amino-acid sequence MAASNEIALELAPIIRIYKDGRIERLDADVQLPPSVDTATGVVSKDVPIAAGVTARLYLPAVDAPSKLPVFVYYHGGGFCIGSASSSIYHVFLNTIVSTASVIAVSVDYRLAPEHLIPAAYEDAWCALRWVASHAEGGPEPWMAKDRTDFTRLFLAGDSAGANIAHNVAMRVAAEGLGVGGARVESMVLLHPYFWGTTRLPCEVGRVDHPVIPPHTVDSMWQLITGGADNDDPRLNPLADGAPSLAGLGCRRVMVAVAEKDTLRDRGRAYFEALRKCGWGGEAQLWETQGEDHVFFLFKPECNEVSLLVKRLGYKWVGPSSLLAFRRRPPPLWNHDKLLFLPPLRPAPKRAGCRSPLSASKNALATGSNRYHRASTQTGIGTAPD